From the Hoplias malabaricus isolate fHopMal1 chromosome 13, fHopMal1.hap1, whole genome shotgun sequence genome, the window ACAAAGGGTTTTGGACCAGTAGTTGTTTCTGCCAGGAAAGGTCAACTGTACATCTGCCATCACCATTCCCACCAAGTCACATTTATCCCTCCTGTCTGTCCCCGCTGGCCATGTACTCTGCATGTTTTAGAGGTTCTTGATATTTTGTATACAACTAAAATGGTGCTGTTACcaaattttttgttaaattcagGGAATAAAATGCTAGAGGAAATGTCTGCTACGAGATTACAACCGACAGCATAGAAAACAGCTACAGGCTATGATTTTTAAGTTTAccgttttattattaaaatgtacacatttggAAAATTAGTGGCAGTACACTTAAGGATTTGGACTGCAGGGTGAGTAAAGTCATTGGTTCACAAGTTTACAGAAACTGAATTTCACTTTGACCAAACATTTAGCTGTTCATTTATACAACAGGATGTAGCAAAATGCACATCCTCATTTGTAGATATGCAAGGTGGATGTGCCAGTGCCAATTTATAACTTGTACCGTATCAAATGGAGTCATCTTTATAATCAAGTCCAAATGACATGGTCATGTGACATTTGGATAAATAAGACGAAGACTAGTACATTTGTTTCCAGGACTTTATTTCAGTCTGTTGTACAAAATTTAGGAAGCTGCCTGAAGAGCAGCCTGGCTCCTCTGAACTGAGACCCTGGTGTGAGTTTTGGCGAGATGGTCAGTGAATTCCTGAAATAAAGACAAAAGATATTCAGTCAGGAATCTACAATTGTTTTCAATATATAAATGCACAAATCTGTAGCAGATAACATACCTGATAAGGAGATTTGGTGAAGACCGTCTCCTTCCAGAGATCTGGGGTCAGATAGCTGTATGTCTTGGAGATGGCATCAAAAGTAGCCTTGGCTGCAAAGACAAAAATGATGAGAacctcaaaaaaacaaaacacggtgccaaacaaataacaaaaaccTGTTGAGCATCAATAGGGAACAGAAATATCACAAGACATTCCTGCCGTGCATTAGTATACTCATTCCTCTTCTCCCATAAAAACATCAAGTGCACCACAGACGAGATGCAGCTGGCCAgagcagggagaacacacacatttaaacgcTACTGTGCTTGAGAGACATCTCACCAAAGTTGCCCAGAGTGGCTGTGCAGCCTCTGGCCGAGGTGTAGCAGTCATCGATACCAGCCATCATGAGCAGCTTCTTGGGAACAGGAGCAGACACAATGCCGGTACCACGAGGAGCAGGTATCAGACGCACCAAGACTGAACCACAACGACCGGTCACCTAAGAGACCATCCCATAATGTTAACACATCTGAgaaaacaccaacacaaactaCAGGCAACAGTTACTGCACTGTATTCCTCACCTTGCAGGGTACGGTGTGGGGCTTGCCGATTTTGTTACCCCAGTAGCCTCTCCTGACAGGAATGATGGACAGTTTGGCCAGGATGATGGCTCCACGGATGGCAGTGGCCACTTCCTTGGAGCACTTCACTCCCAGACCAACATGGCCGTTGTAGTCACCAATGGCAACAAAAGCCTAAGGTACAGTCACcatgttaataaaataataataaaaataaataaaaaggccaCAACACAACAAATCATGAAAATACAGACTCACCTTGAACCTGGTACGCTGACCGGCCCTAGTCTGTTTCTGGACAGGCATGATCTTCAGCACCTCATCCTTCAGGGCTGACCCCAGGAAGAAATCAATGATCTCAGACTCCTGAAATAAGACCAAAACAAAATTGTAATCAGAGAATTACATTTCATAAAATTAAAGGGTCTAAACTGTGTAAAGCAGACGTTTGTGTGAAAGGAAACAATCTTCCCAACAACCCTTTTCTCACTGGGGGTGGGGGAGTGGTGAGAggagaagtaaaaaaaagtaatttcctCTTAAAGATCCCTTCTACATCTCATCTTGCAGCAGCCCTTCAATGTAAAGCATCTAATGCACATTACAGCTCACTGGAAATATAATTGTTTTCTAATTacttgttaaaaaaacaaaaacaaaaagctgtCAAATCACTGATCTTACATTAGTACAATTCTGAGATCTCACTTCTTGTGACAATCTTAACACCACCTACTACTGGAAGTTACCACATACCTTGATAGGCAGAGAGTACAGGTAGATCTCCTCAAGGGACTTGATCTTCATGTCCTTCACCAGACGACCCAGCTTGGTCACAGGCACCCACTAAAAATAGAAGGGGTTAAGTTTACTTTCAGCTCTAAGCAACAAAACGTTAAGAGTATGAGGGACCATCAAACGGACACTTACTTCCTTATCCTCGGACTTGCCACCCCGGGCTCCTCTGCCCCGTCCGCGGCCTCTACCACGTCCACGACCACGGCCGCGGCCCCCGGTGCCAAAACCTCCGCGGAAACCTCCTCTACCACCGGCGTCGTCCGCCATTTGCtagaccaaaaaaaaataaaaaataataataattaaacgaTGACTGGGGTGTCATTTACATCCTATCTGTATatgtttttgtaaatgaaacatgaaaaatgaataaaagtgaTAATTTAGGTGCAGGTAAAGAGTATTTCCCAACAAACAACAGTGccatttcagtgtgtttttgtataaCTATTTTAGCTTGAAGTATTGGACAAAATTAAACCTGGTCGCTGCAATAAAGTGTaaatcttaaacacatttacctCATGAAACACGTTAAATTACATTACGTTTTTACACGTTAAACTCCATTTTCTCTAAGTCCAGTTCGTAGCAACAATCATTAGTTCATGTCCTCATGGCTTTAACATAAATCTCCACCTGTAGTAATAATCTCAGGCCTATAATATATGACTGCACCCTCAATTACTCATTTTGGAGTGAAACAAATGATATCTTTAACTGTTTATAAACCCAAATGACTTCCCAACAGTGGGTCACCAGAACGAGGTTCGTGTCTTGTTCCAACAGCTCCCTGCGCGCCATAATTTAATTCAATAAATTCAGTTATTGCGGGGGGGAAAAAGCTTCATCCCACGAGAGAAACAAGAGTATATCCTGTTAGCTACAAGGCTaatcaaccttttttttttttaccagtagCACGTTTTCATTAACACGTACTACACACAGTAAGAGGCACCAAATTTACCTTTTGGCTTTTTAAAAGGTTAGTGTACTATCTACATTACCCTCTATAGCATAAAGGCTAATCCACGGAACACAGACCGAGAGGTCGCCATTTCTGAATTTACTAATCtaacaaaatacattttctgcTTAAGCCATCGGCCCAATTGtaccattacagaaatgtaaacacatcgATAAGATATTACGGCACATAGGGTTTATCGTGTATGAAGCGAAAGCTGCGATGTAAATGGATTTATTTTCGCGCTAATAGAAGGCCATTTCTGACTTACGTGATGTGAGTTCAGGAAAAAGAAGGCTGTACGAGAGTTCCCGTTGTATTTATTTCAGAGGAATCCTCGCGATATTTCCAGCCGCTGTGACGTCGTGCCCTCTGGTGGCCGCTCAAACAAATGACTGAATTTTAATTGAGAGAGATATAAAGGATAACGGTCTCcggaaatatagaaatatagtATAACATTCGCAATGTAATCAAGGGTTTAATTCAATTTCAAACTACAACCCACAAAGCACATGAAATACAGTACAATTTTCATTAACACAAACGTTTTTGACGTAAACAATACTGAATATTTAGTATAAGCTATAAACCGTACAATGCTAATTCCTGAGCTGTAGGTCTGCCCTGATGAGTCGACTCTTTCACAGATACGTGAAGCCCATGAGTCACATTCAACGAAATAATgtaattaacattttattatcattCTAAAGCCAACATGGCACAAGAACATAATCATGTTAATGcatttgtatttaaataatgataCTCCTAAAATGTCTGAATCTCGTTGTGAATGAAAACTCAGTAGTTCAATGGAGTCCAATGaattttagttttaattttaaGATCTGAATTTGTCTCttgaaaaattacattttcatgtttatttggTGACCGATATGCTTCCATATACACCACatacaactgaaaaatatcCTTTCACAAATTTGATACAATCAGTTGTCtttaatatcattattaaaaacagtACAAGTATCACTTCAACAACTGATTATTCACAAATAAAAGAATTCTCAACATTACACAATCCCATTGCAAATTCTATGAATTTCCCGGATGTGTGCATAGTTAGAGAGGTTTGTGTGAAATGCTCCATTCCAGATTTTATATGATATCTTTAAAAGCCCACAGTTTCTAAGATGCAGTTACTTCTTATAGCGAAGTAATACAGGCCCCCACAAACCCTATAAGACGTAGACTCCCTGGTCAATCTGGACAGAGAATTAATGGGTTGTATTTGCATTGTAAACACTGCTTTCTGGTCAGTAAATAAAAACCATTTCACCAATCTGAACACTAATATCCATCACTCTTTCACACTTCACAGTCACACAGGCTAGTGTCTCCTGACTCTTCAGTCTGTGTCTGAAGTTTTGAACTTTATGGGAAAAGTCTcgggacacctgctcattcacTCCTTCTGCAGGAATCAATATTAAAAGTGTTTAACTTGCTTTTGTTGGAGTAACACTCTTTTACAGTCCAGGTAACACTTTCTACTACATTTTACTGCGTTCAGCGTGTGTCAGTGAGCTAAAGATGTTGAATAAGCCTGACCCTACCTCATCTCAAAAGCATCTCCCACTGCTCCAGAGCTCTATGCTggaggctttatacccctctatccTACGCACGG encodes:
- the rps2 gene encoding 40S ribosomal protein S2, whose protein sequence is MADDAGGRGGFRGGFGTGGRGRGRGRGRGRGRGRGARGGKSEDKEWVPVTKLGRLVKDMKIKSLEEIYLYSLPIKESEIIDFFLGSALKDEVLKIMPVQKQTRAGQRTRFKAFVAIGDYNGHVGLGVKCSKEVATAIRGAIILAKLSIIPVRRGYWGNKIGKPHTVPCKVTGRCGSVLVRLIPAPRGTGIVSAPVPKKLLMMAGIDDCYTSARGCTATLGNFAKATFDAISKTYSYLTPDLWKETVFTKSPYQEFTDHLAKTHTRVSVQRSQAALQAAS